In a single window of the Streptomyces sp. CGMCC 4.7035 genome:
- a CDS encoding TetR/AcrR family transcriptional regulator, with protein MAGRLRQPTGRYGGKSAEERQAERRRRFLDAALQLFGDSPGFRSTTVAALSEAAGLSTRQFYEEFRTLEDVLAALHLQVNDWAEEAAAVALAEARDLPLAERAAAIFRAYAANVTSDPRRIRITFVEIIGVSPRLEEQRLERRSRWVDFICAEAADAAARGEAAPRDYRIAATAFIGSVNGLLHDWRAGWVDATLDDIVDELVRQLLAILRPAGWLPDV; from the coding sequence GTGGCGGGCAGGCTCAGGCAGCCGACGGGCCGGTACGGGGGCAAGTCGGCCGAGGAGCGGCAGGCCGAGCGGCGCCGGCGGTTCCTGGACGCGGCGCTCCAGCTCTTCGGCGACAGCCCCGGCTTCCGGTCCACCACGGTCGCCGCGCTGAGCGAGGCGGCGGGGCTGTCCACGCGTCAGTTCTACGAGGAGTTCCGCACGCTTGAGGACGTCCTTGCCGCCCTCCACCTCCAGGTGAACGACTGGGCGGAGGAGGCCGCGGCCGTCGCCCTCGCCGAGGCCCGGGACCTGCCGCTCGCCGAGCGCGCCGCCGCGATCTTCCGGGCGTACGCGGCGAACGTCACCTCCGATCCGCGCCGGATCCGCATCACCTTCGTCGAGATCATCGGCGTCAGCCCGCGACTGGAGGAACAGCGGCTCGAACGCCGCTCCCGCTGGGTCGACTTCATCTGCGCGGAGGCCGCCGACGCCGCCGCGCGCGGTGAGGCGGCGCCGCGCGACTACCGGATCGCGGCCACGGCGTTCATCGGCAGCGTCAACGGTCTGCTGCACGACTGGCGAGCGGGCTGGGTGGACGCGACCCTGGACGACATAGTGGACGAACTGGTCCGGCAGCTGCTGGCCATTCTGCGCCCGGCGGGCTGGCTGCCGGACGTCTGA
- a CDS encoding YncE family protein produces MAVLRPRHLFSLAAALALTAGGTATAASAQDASAALREVMFVGNNWEGTADVIKSTGDFAKIGRVNVIPDKAQRMAEINADPIKWIYFMAIRNSVGEGHDQFVDDMYSTPDGKSMVVSRPSFADVVSIDLATGKINWRFAVSGYRADHMAVSPDGTKVAVSASTANKVHVLDINAGKKLGEFATGDKPHENIFTKDGKYIWNMAIGDVNTSLDDPSADWTKGDRHITIADATTFKQVKVIDMRNRLDAIGLKDFSDAVRPAVFSPDESKLYFQVSFFNGFLEYDVAADKITRVKTLPKNPATSEDRTTWVNDSRHHGLSMNPSGTKLCVAGTMDDYATVVDRATLQEGPLVTASKPYWATVSGDGQDCVISESGADQVTAIDFATGRKVVSVPVGDHPQRVRLAHVPADWTGPSAS; encoded by the coding sequence ATGGCTGTCCTCAGACCCCGGCACCTCTTCTCCCTCGCCGCCGCCCTCGCCCTGACCGCGGGCGGCACGGCGACGGCCGCCTCCGCGCAGGATGCCTCCGCCGCGCTGCGCGAGGTGATGTTCGTGGGCAACAACTGGGAGGGCACCGCCGACGTCATCAAGTCGACGGGCGACTTCGCCAAGATCGGCCGCGTCAACGTGATCCCGGACAAGGCGCAGCGGATGGCGGAGATCAACGCCGACCCGATCAAGTGGATCTACTTCATGGCCATCCGCAACAGCGTCGGCGAGGGGCACGACCAGTTCGTCGACGACATGTACTCCACGCCGGACGGGAAGTCGATGGTCGTCTCCCGGCCGAGCTTCGCCGACGTCGTGTCGATCGACCTCGCCACCGGGAAGATCAACTGGCGCTTCGCGGTGTCCGGTTACCGGGCCGACCACATGGCGGTCTCCCCCGACGGCACCAAGGTCGCGGTCTCCGCCTCCACCGCCAACAAGGTGCACGTGCTGGACATCAACGCCGGTAAGAAACTGGGCGAGTTCGCCACCGGCGACAAACCGCACGAGAACATCTTCACCAAGGACGGCAAGTACATCTGGAACATGGCGATCGGCGATGTGAACACCTCGCTCGACGACCCGTCCGCGGACTGGACGAAGGGCGACCGCCACATCACGATCGCGGACGCCACCACCTTCAAGCAGGTCAAGGTCATCGACATGCGGAACCGGCTGGACGCGATCGGGCTCAAGGACTTCTCCGACGCGGTACGGCCCGCGGTCTTCAGCCCCGACGAGTCCAAGCTCTACTTCCAGGTGTCGTTCTTCAACGGCTTCCTGGAGTACGACGTGGCCGCCGACAAGATCACCCGGGTGAAGACCCTGCCGAAGAACCCGGCCACCAGTGAGGACCGTACGACGTGGGTCAACGACTCGCGCCACCACGGTCTTTCGATGAACCCGTCCGGCACCAAACTGTGTGTCGCGGGCACGATGGACGACTACGCGACCGTCGTCGACCGCGCCACCCTCCAGGAGGGCCCGCTCGTCACCGCCTCCAAGCCCTACTGGGCGACTGTCAGCGGCGACGGCCAGGACTGCGTCATCTCGGAGAGCGGCGCCGACCAGGTCACCGCGATCGACTTCGCGACGGGCCGGAAGGTGGTCTCGGTCCCGGTCGGCGACCACCCGCAGCGGGTACGCCTGGCGCACGTACCCGCCGACTGGACGGGGCCTTCCGCTAGCTGA
- a CDS encoding aldehyde dehydrogenase family protein: MPLTRELLIGGKDVPAASGRTTVDVNPYTSEVYATVAAAGPEDVTRAVDAAAAAFADWAALAPFARRAIFLKAADLLEARGEQVAEIMAHEAGGTRPWAYFNVALAANILREAAAAITAPRGEVLSAQEQGALGLAVREPLGVVAAFAPWNAPVILGVRAVAAPLAAGNTVVVKPSEDAPIACALFVADVLREAGLPDGVLNVVTNAPENAAEIAETLIADQRVRAVNFTGSTGVGRIIGEHAARHLKPAVLELGGKNAVIVLDDADIDYAVDAVTFSVFMNAGQICMSGDRILVHESLAEEFGRKFVEKVASLPAGDPAHPRTVVGPLVSPAAARRVAGLVTDAVAKGAKVLIGGEPEGAVHPATVLTDVPQDADLYRTEAFGPVCVLETFADDDTAIRLANDTENGLTCGIITENATHGLTVARRVQTGIVHINDQSVADEPHAPFGGVKASGYGRFGGRWGIEAFSNTRWVTIATQHAHYPF; the protein is encoded by the coding sequence ATGCCCCTCACCCGCGAACTCCTCATCGGCGGCAAGGACGTACCCGCCGCGTCCGGCCGCACCACCGTGGACGTGAACCCCTACACCTCAGAGGTGTACGCGACGGTCGCGGCGGCCGGGCCGGAGGATGTGACGCGGGCCGTGGACGCCGCCGCGGCGGCCTTCGCGGACTGGGCGGCGCTCGCCCCCTTCGCCCGCCGGGCCATCTTCCTCAAGGCGGCCGACCTGCTGGAGGCGCGGGGCGAGCAGGTGGCCGAGATCATGGCGCACGAGGCGGGCGGCACCCGGCCGTGGGCCTACTTCAACGTGGCCCTGGCCGCGAACATCCTGCGCGAGGCGGCGGCCGCGATCACGGCGCCGCGCGGTGAGGTGCTCAGCGCCCAGGAGCAGGGCGCGCTCGGGCTCGCGGTGCGCGAACCGCTGGGCGTGGTGGCCGCGTTCGCGCCGTGGAACGCGCCCGTCATCCTCGGTGTACGGGCCGTGGCGGCGCCCCTCGCGGCGGGCAACACGGTGGTCGTCAAGCCGAGCGAGGACGCCCCGATCGCCTGCGCGCTGTTCGTCGCGGACGTACTGCGCGAGGCCGGGCTCCCGGACGGCGTGCTGAACGTCGTCACCAACGCCCCGGAGAACGCGGCCGAGATCGCCGAGACGCTGATCGCCGACCAGCGGGTGCGGGCGGTGAACTTCACCGGCTCCACGGGTGTGGGCCGGATCATCGGTGAGCACGCGGCGCGTCATCTCAAGCCCGCCGTCCTGGAGCTGGGCGGCAAGAACGCGGTGATCGTGCTGGACGACGCCGACATCGACTACGCCGTCGACGCGGTCACGTTCAGCGTGTTCATGAACGCCGGGCAGATCTGCATGTCCGGCGACCGGATCCTCGTCCACGAGTCGCTCGCCGAGGAGTTCGGGCGGAAGTTCGTGGAGAAGGTCGCCTCGCTGCCGGCGGGAGACCCGGCACATCCGCGGACCGTGGTCGGTCCGCTGGTCAGCCCGGCGGCCGCGCGGCGCGTGGCCGGACTGGTGACGGACGCCGTGGCCAAGGGCGCCAAGGTCCTCATCGGCGGCGAGCCCGAGGGCGCCGTCCACCCGGCGACCGTCCTCACCGACGTGCCCCAGGACGCCGACCTGTACCGCACCGAGGCCTTCGGCCCGGTCTGCGTGCTGGAGACGTTCGCCGACGACGACACCGCGATCAGGCTCGCCAACGACACCGAGAACGGTCTGACCTGCGGAATCATCACCGAGAACGCCACCCACGGCCTGACCGTCGCCCGCCGGGTGCAGACCGGCATCGTGCACATCAACGACCAGTCGGTGGCCGACGAACCCCACGCGCCCTTCGGCGGGGTGAAGGCCTCCGGCTACGGCCGCTTCGGTGGGCGGTGGGGCATCGAGGCGTTCTCCAACACCCGCTGGGTCACCATCGCCACCCAGCACGCCCACTACCCCTTCTGA
- a CDS encoding nuclear transport factor 2 family protein produces the protein MGTAAGSAFDAETLRRGIEGENAATLLSLYRDDAEIRIIDRNTQPSHPKIVHGRDQISEMLNDVYSRDMTHHLDQCVVQGDHVAFTESCEYRDGVRVLANSMVSLRDGKIAEQVLIQAWDE, from the coding sequence ATGGGCACCGCGGCAGGCAGCGCCTTCGACGCAGAGACCCTGCGCCGAGGCATCGAGGGAGAGAACGCGGCGACTCTGCTGTCCCTTTACAGGGACGACGCGGAGATACGCATCATCGACCGCAACACCCAGCCCAGCCACCCGAAGATCGTCCACGGCCGGGACCAGATCAGCGAAATGCTCAACGACGTCTACAGCCGGGACATGACCCATCACCTGGACCAGTGCGTCGTCCAGGGCGACCACGTCGCCTTCACCGAGTCGTGCGAGTACAGGGACGGCGTCCGGGTGCTGGCCAACTCGATGGTGTCGTTGCGCGACGGCAAGATCGCCGAACAGGTCCTCATCCAGGCGTGGGACGAGTAG